A single region of the Candidatus Poribacteria bacterium genome encodes:
- the solA gene encoding N-methyl-L-tryptophan oxidase gives MRSRIYDTIVIGAGGMGSATAYHLAKSGADVLVLEQFQRGHTFGSSHGETRIIRFFYDKPFYTELMKTAYAEWRDLESVSGKSLLFITGSVGIGAKGNPYGRATRQSLDAAGVESEWWNVAQLAERFPQFRLTSNMEILYQKDTGFLRAAECVSTHLQLAEQHGAEIREETKVTNIDWQADVPTVRTEDSQFRGRKVIVTAGAWVGTLLAELDLPLTVTKQQVCYYQPTDSRRFQPDRFPVFTEVTPDGEFIYAVPAFGSFDKGGGVKIARHGRGQIISPDTPNRMPDVDYIAHIDAYIQERLPELGQATHAEVCLYTETPDEDFIVDAHPHCPDLLIAAGFSGHGFKFCALVGRIMSELARNGQTGFDIHPFRIDREHKISSGIPRLQS, from the coding sequence ATGCGATCTCGTATATACGATACGATTGTCATCGGTGCTGGCGGTATGGGGAGCGCGACCGCATACCATCTCGCTAAATCTGGCGCGGACGTGCTTGTTTTAGAACAATTTCAGCGTGGACACACGTTCGGCAGTTCGCACGGTGAAACCCGTATCATCCGATTCTTCTATGATAAGCCCTTTTACACGGAATTGATGAAAACCGCCTACGCCGAATGGCGCGACCTCGAATCGGTATCCGGGAAATCGCTGCTGTTTATTACAGGGAGTGTAGGTATCGGTGCAAAGGGAAACCCGTATGGACGCGCGACACGGCAAAGCTTAGATGCCGCAGGCGTTGAATCCGAGTGGTGGAACGTGGCACAGTTAGCGGAACGTTTTCCGCAATTCCGATTAACGAGTAATATGGAGATCCTCTATCAGAAGGACACGGGTTTTCTCCGTGCCGCCGAGTGTGTCTCCACCCACTTGCAGTTGGCGGAACAACACGGCGCGGAAATCCGGGAAGAGACCAAGGTAACCAACATTGATTGGCAGGCAGATGTTCCAACTGTTCGGACCGAAGACAGTCAATTTCGTGGTAGGAAAGTCATCGTGACAGCGGGGGCGTGGGTTGGCACTTTACTCGCCGAGTTGGATCTCCCACTCACGGTCACGAAACAACAGGTGTGCTACTATCAGCCTACGGACAGCAGACGTTTCCAGCCAGACCGGTTTCCAGTCTTTACGGAAGTAACGCCTGATGGGGAATTCATCTATGCCGTTCCGGCTTTTGGTTCTTTTGATAAAGGGGGCGGGGTAAAAATTGCACGGCACGGAAGAGGACAAATCATCTCTCCTGATACACCCAACCGCATGCCTGATGTGGATTACATTGCCCATATAGATGCTTACATCCAGGAACGCCTCCCAGAACTTGGGCAAGCCACGCATGCTGAAGTCTGCCTCTATACGGAAACGCCAGACGAAGACTTTATCGTTGACGCGCACCCGCACTGTCCGGATCTGCTGATTGCGGCAGGTTTTTCAGGGCACGGCTTCAAGTTTTGTGCCCTCGTCGGACGTATTATGAGCGAACTTGCCCGAAACGGTCAGACCGGTTTTGACATTCATCCATTTCGTATTGACCGAGAACACAAAATCTCAAGCGGTATCCCGAGGCTGCAGTCATGA